The Drosophila nasuta strain 15112-1781.00 chromosome 2R, ASM2355853v1, whole genome shotgun sequence genome segment tcaacaGAAAGCAAAGCACTTAAAAGAACCTTTCACTTTAAGCTGTAGCAACACAGTTCTACAAAATctcaaatatgtttttttattatttgaactATAAGTTTGATATTATTATCAATTGGGTACAAGGTGAATATAGCGAGCTTCCCGAACTAAggtgaatttaattttaaaatgtcgcccaaaagtatgctttattttttaagcGATCTTGGTAAATAATTTCgcaattaagaaattaaacattttacatttaaattttttgtaaagCATATTTGAGTTTTGAGTCAGTAGTTGCACAGTGTAATTAGCAAAAagcattaattaaatgaaattttcacgTTTACTTGACTGGACTCTCGGGCCAGATGCAAATCATTTGGCAAGCATTTGAAACAAAAGACAGCGAGCAAAAACGATGGCAAGCAGCAAAGCAGAGGCAACTGAATCGGGTTGTCTTTAATAACAAGTACGAGAGATTCAATTAGAGGATTTTCATTTActgttagttagttagttagtggCAAAAAATTCAACAAGAGTTTAGATATgtttagagagagagagacagtaatagagagatagagagatatACATATTCACAACATCAAAAAGGAAATCCATCAACTACTACGATAAACAACTAGATTGGATAGAGTAAAGCCAAATGGTGTGGCACAGTTACCTGGTGGGGAACTTGGAGAGCCAAGTCTTACAGCAGCTTGGACGTTTCGGTGGCTGCATATGCACCTCGCATTGGCGCAGCTTCTCCAGCGCCAACGGATCACCGGGATGGCGCACCAGCGGTTTCTGTAGACCGCCACCGCGCGAATATTGCGATGCCGTTTGACATGGAATTTTGATTGTAGTTGATGCAATGAACGGGGTGGTGGGGTGGGTTTTTGGCGTAGGCAACAATAGCGCCATGGCACGATTACAGAATGGTGAAAGGGGCAAAATGGTGATAGCGTTCgcaatggcgatggcgatggtgatgtcgatggcgatggcaatggcatgtgcgtaatttcatttaatttcgttgcaatttttcatttaattccGGTTGGTTGAATCGATTGGGTAGGTTGAGTGCCAGCAGCAAATGTTTCGTTGATGGTTTTCgagagttgcgagttgcgagttggaGTTCGAGTTGAATGTTGGATGTGTATCAGGTTGAGATTGAGTTGGTTTATATGTGGTTTGATTTTGGTTagttttttgtggttttacacgtttgaaaaaaagttgcaCGATTTTTGTTCAACGtgatgtgtgtttgtgtgtgtgtgtgtgtgtggttgtgcgtttgtgtgattttttgttgttaataaaAAGAGGCAAATATAAAGGAAATAGTtgttttaatagttttatCATAAACATTTTGCAGTAGCCAATTTGATTCGATATTAAAACGAAAATAGATAAAGTTgcatttgtttcttttatgaCTTTAATTTAAGCGACGGCAGACTAAAGACGAATGTTAAAATGCTGGAAACTTATCTATTTAACTATTAAACATTAAACTTCCTCATTCTCCGATTAATCTCTAATTTTTTTCTTCCTAATTATTGTTACTGatattgaaaatagaaatatattctAAGTAACTTATACTTAACTGCCTTAGCTTTACTCTTTGACTTCTTATACATCTTAATTATGTAAAAAATAATGAGgaaaaaatataagttttgTCAAGACAATTAGGGCTATTGAGAtatattcatttcatattctGCTTGCTTCTATATACTTTTACAAACTCAAAAATTCCAAATCCCTTCCTGTTTTGAATTCCCGATATAAGCTCTAATCCCCCCGCAATTATAATTGGCTCTGTTTTAAGGTTATAGTTAAAGAATATTGATAATTGAAAGGTAAGTACCATTGCGAATGTTGCATTGCTATCTGTATCGAGCAAATCTGAAGCGGCATCTAAACTGGCCTGCTCCAAATCGCGACGTTTCTTTTTCATATTCTCCTTATGCATGTCTGCGGCCCGATCCGTATATGTTGCATGTGGTAGAAGATTTTTGACAAGAATTTATTTGTTCCacaaaaattttgatattttcgaTAGacattgcatatttttgtttggtttggatttggtttttacagttgaattttaattaaatttgtatttgtattgttttttttttgttcagatTTGTTTAGTTAAGATGCATAGCACATATTTATACAGTTATACAGTTAGAtagcgacagagacagcgagtgagagaaagaaagagagacagagatagataGTCACACATACAGaaacattaaattgtttaaagtgttttcgaaatcaaaaatatttaatcgGTTGCaagagtttatttttttttgtttgagtATAAGTTCGGTTTGCGTTGAGTATTGTTTTGGgataaatcataataaaattaaaagtttatgtgtgttttgaaaatagaattataaccaaaaaacaaaaaagaaatgttcaGATTAGATACAAGCAGAGacaacagcaaagaaaaaaggaaatgGTAAATACAATCAAACATAAAATGGGAAATTTGTcgaaaaatttgttgaaacaTTTGTCcaatttgttttagttttagttgtgtttttttttttcaaacgCGTTGTTTAGTTGTTTTGTGGTTGGTTTGGTTGAGTATGCGTTAGAGTGgttgtgagtgtatgtgtgtgtgtgtgacgtcGATGAGTGTGAGGGCACAATGAAATAAGAGAGTAAAACGAAACAGAAAACATGGATTAGTAGAAATATATACGTAGAAATCATTTCGGTAGATACAATATTTATGTGaatgaaaacacaaaatacgAGAAatgataggtaaataaatgCTACTGGCTAAAGCTAAAATCGTTGGGTTTTATCGTAATCGTATTACTAAAAAAATTGGTTAGTATTTATAGACCAAAAATCAGCTTGTATATTGCCCAAAAATTGTGTGCCACGCCGAAGGTGTAGagtagtagttgtagttgtagtagtagtagttgaGCTCGCCTAGctatgtgagtgtgtatctgtatctgtaatTGTAGCTGTATCTTTTCGCCATTGTCGGTGGGCGTAGCAAGCTGTATCTGagtgtgtatatgtattcgagtgtgtgtgtgtgtgtataacaGTCCTGTTACTTAGTACATTCAGTTGTTAGTCGttgtatagaaatatataCAGGTACACAATATACGACGAGAGCATACGTTACAAGGATGTTGTACGTATGCATCGTTGTTATCGATACAAAAATAAGtattacaaaaaaaggaaCAGTAGTAAAAATAGATAAACACCATCgattaataacatttataaGTTTGTTAAGAAGCATATCAAATCTCAATTACTAGCTTTATTCAAACCTGAGCGGGAGGCATAGTTCACCAGGGCAAATTCGAGCAGTGCCCCAAAGACAAACGTCAAACAGACGCCGGTCCATACATCAATTGCCTTTGTATAGGAAACTGGAGGCAGTGAGGCATTGATGCCCGATGTTTGTGTGGCCATTGTTAGCAATGTGGTAACACCTGAAATGGTTCGATTTCATAACAttattatcaatatattaattaatatgaacaatacaatttcatttgacaAACAAAACGTTATGAGAATGACATTTGAGTATTATACggttatacaaaatatgtgaaatattAGAATATACGAAAGTTACCAGACATACGACATCAAAGTTCATACAGTATTTTTATTCGTTAGCTGCAAGTTGGAGCCATATTTAGTTGTAGCACTTACCTAACGATACTCGAGCTGGCACTGCGCCTTGATCCAGCCAGAATGATACCCATGAGACAATGACCAACATACAGcatggtatataaatttgtattaagtAATATGAGAATTCTCGCTTGAATAGTAGATCGACTTTGAGGCAACTGTATTCACCTATGAGTATACAAGGTATATAAATTGTGTCAAACTCAAAATGTACGGGAGGATATGTACTCGAAAGAggcgtttttttgtttttcttttcatttttcatttttcaatttctccATTCACACAGATACACGCAGAGTAGTAGTAGctcacatacgcacacactcagatatatatatatacattgagcttgttgtaaaaataaaatgagttAGACACTGAagaacatacacacatttccaatatttataataagtacataaaaaaattgtcATCCAATAAacgcacaaaaataaaaataaaagtaaacgatacaaataaattcacttGCTTTTCGAAATTTTGGCAGAATAAAAGAATGATagaaaattatacattttttacattttcattttcttttttttttgcgttttgcatttttatgtacAGGAAATAGGTTTGGcttcaaataatattatgcACAGACCGAGGGGAACGGGGGGCATTTTGGGTTAGGTGTATACGTAATgtatttacacaaaaaaacgaaaaaacgaaaagaaaaatataagtcaaataaaatgtaaaccAGGAGATACAGTTAAAGagactgacagacagagagtgagatagagagagagagagagttatagacagagacagagagacactTAGAATGAGagttgaaaattataaaatggcATCATAGGCAAAATGTATCAacatcaattcaattttctgACTTTTGCAACAAAACTCTTAACGGAAATGAAGTTCGTAGGCTTTGTGtgctattgtttttgttcttgttgttgttgttgtcgctcctgttgctgctgctgttgctgctgatgctgtatCAGCTTCCGCTGTAAACGCCCCCACATGATTGCCCACGCCCCCTGCTTGTGCTTCATTTCCGTTAATTTGTTGGCAGTGCGTTCCATACTCTTCAAGACaaagttgtttattattttacattctcatattttcattttcatattcgttttcgttttcgtattcattttcatttgatattttttttcattcagtttgctcattaaattttctttgcttCTCATGTTTGCATTTAGCTGCTGCGTGTGGTTTATTTGCCTGGCTCTTTGGGGCCGCCTGTTACTGGGTGCTGGATATTGGATACTTCAGCGTATTCATCCTATTTCGTATTCACATCTGGCGCAAATGCTTTGCTTTTGGATTGGCTTAGACGTTATTTGCTCGGTGCCATCAATCAAAACGCGTGCACTCTGTTTGCAAATGTATTTCGCATTCTCGCACTGCATTCGCATTTGCAATGACTTTAgtaatgttttattttgtttagtatttttttttatcgtatttACTTTAAAGTATCGCCCAGTTTAATCCATTAAACGCTCATAGaagatataaaattaataaactttatGTGAGCAACTAAGTTCAAGGCGAGCTAAATGCAACAACTACGCAACGACTAAAAGGGTCAAAATTatgtgtataaaaatacttagaTATTCTCGATATAGTATGACTTGAATTTTCcgatttgaatatttgtttttgaagGGAATGACATCAGGCTCATGCAACGTTTTTAATGTCAGGATGAGCTAAGCAAAATGGGTGGAAATGAATGATATTGACATATTTGATTGACTGAATGCGTTATGAATCTTATTAGGTTTGTCTAGTATGATTTCAAGGTAACAACTATATGTAACGGCTATAAAGTTAAAGAAGGAAATTAAAGgatattatattcatattcattgaGACGACAGAGAACTTTATTATTGTCCTCTCCACCTGAGCACTTTTTGTGCTCTTCTTTGTGCACAGAATGGATACTCTTGTGTCTCTAACTTAAACAGGTTTTAGTATGAAAAGTTAATTGGGTTAATCGCTAAACTGCAGCATAAGTAATTTCTAAGTGACGTTTGCAACATCTAaagccaaacacacaaatcTGTAGCATCTCCTGGATATACTCGTAAATTATCCACCTAAGATGCTGACACACAATTTGCCCAAGTTTTGTGAAAAACTTTTGCGTATTTGTTTGCTCCTCATCTTGGCGCCTTCAGCTACaagtatacacacacatacatatgtatattcttattgacatacacatgcatatatacgagtatatcgTCATCGTctttatcattatcatcaccgtcgtcatcatcatgaACATTGGCGATGTCCTTTGTGCAAGTTTAAGCAACTACGTCGCAAACAATTTCCTCGATTAATTTACTTTCCGTGCGCCTTTGCCATTTTCTTAGCATTTTCCGTTTCGCATTTGCCTGTCGCAGTCGCtttcgcagtcgcagtcgcagtcgcagtcgtcgTCAGCTCTCAGATAAGTAGTTCTTGGTAGCCAAGGTAAACATTTACTTAAAGCGCGAACTGATTTCAAAGTGCTCATAAAAACTCAGAGCGGCAAAGGCAAGCGACACGGTATGTCAAACTGCACTAAAATGCTTCTGCTGGTGAGCTGGATGTGGATGTTGGTGGTGTGTGCATTCGTCTGTGTAtgagtgagtgtatgtgtgtgtgtgtgtgtgtggtgaagTGTGcggtgagtgtgtgtgaattaCATCGTAAAAAGTTGCTTTTTATGCGATTCGGGTATTGATAACGGCCCAACGCGATGTTCATGTGTAAACGGCATCATTacacgtgtgtgtgcgtgtgtgtgtgtgcgagtgtacATGATGATATTGTGTACCTGTGTTTGGGTTTTGGCTATGAAGTGCTTATGATGCcgtttatattatattcgaGCCACAAGAactatattgaaaaaataaactatgtatatataaagtatagtCTGTAGGTgtttaaacttttttgttgttgtgggatCTGCCTGAATGCCGCATGCAGCGCCTATCGAATTGTCCAGAgggaaatttaataaagtcaCAAAACTTTAAGCCAAAAACTAAGTTGGtctaaatgaaaaacaagCAGCACAAAACGATAAATATATGAACAACTAAAGTCTGCTACgcttatattatatatattatgttatgTATAGCAAGTTGTTGAACATTTCAAAAGTTTAAGTTcaaaatatagatatattaataaagtatatatatatatatagagatagATAATAGAgaatagatagatagagagagagagagagagctcaACACAATCAACACAACTtgtgaacacacacacaaaacgtaCCCGTGTTGGTTTTACTGTTACAGTAATCAGTCAAAAACTTCTCCAATGTGAAGCGAGGTAGGTGTAAGTTCTTAACCACTTGCACAGGATCACCCTCCTTCCAAAGGAACACTAAATCATTGGTCGTCCAGCCATCTATCATGCcatgaaaagaataaaaattatgtgTTATGTGTTATGttgaaaaaaaacaagtaagaaagctacagtcgagcgtactcgactgtgagatacccgctacccattttgaataaaagaaatatattttgcggtatttttctcaaaataacccgtttatactacaaaaatactaaaaatataccaaatggtatatttggtatatcgataaagtaccgcattcaaagtataccatagacggcacaatataccagattgtcagccaaagcaactaagacccctagtaagtaggcgtttttgcccatacaaaaatatttcttttataacttcgacaatttttatctgatcgcaaccaaatactatagtagttattatatataccaaaattcggaactctagctttaaaattacgcttgttattcgatttttttgttttgcgggggcggaagtgggcgtggcaaaaatttgaaacaaacttgatctgcgtgcaaacataacaaatgttgtcgaaaaaaaattatagctctatctcttatagtctctgagatctaggtgtttatacggacggacggacagacacacagacggacagacggacagacggacatggctatatcgtctcggctgttgacgctgatcaagaatatatatactttatagggtcggagatgcctccttctacctgttacaaacatttcctgccggcacaaagttataatacccttctaccctatgggtagcgggtaaaacaatttacaattgcCTCATATCCCACTTACAGCTTGCCATGCGAAGCGAGCAGATTTGTCTATCCAATGGATACAGTTTGAGATTCATTGGACATGCCAATGTTAATGAGATTCGTATACTGTAGAGCACGGAGCCATTGGGAAAGATGCGTATATACACGTTCGGCATAATGATGTTGTGAAAATGTCCCTCCTTCTCATTCGAGAAGAACAAATCCGGCATCCAGACGCGATTAGCCTCCGTCAATGTGAGATATTTCAAGCGTCCTATAAGCATACAGAGATTTGAGCCAATTAAGTGAACTATACCATAGAATATACATAGTAGTTATTGAGGGACTTTCACTCACCCTGTATGTCATCGAACTTGAGGCGCTCATCCGTCCACTGTTCTCTGAATGTCAGCTGGACGCTGTACTCCTGTGATTTGTCATCATCATTGTTGGTGGTAGAATAGCGAACGCGAAAAAAACGGAAAACTTTGTTAGTGTGGGAAGTCAAGCGTTCTTTCattgttcaattttcaatttcatcttCAATGCAATTCAATATGAACTACAATGCAAATTTCGCTTTGTCGAATTATAAGGGAATTTCAcgagcattttttttttctttggtgACTGTGTTTtcacatatataatttatttatttcttttttcgtgGTGGGGCTTATCAATTGGGTGGCttgcaaattgcttttgcaACGGGTGTGAAGGGTAGGAGAGCTTTAGCTTTACATATATAGTAGACAATTTGTTTGTGGTATGGAGAAGATAGTAGGTAAATTGTAGTAAGTAATatgagagagaacgagagcgagCAAGGCGTGGCGAGGCGTGTCGAACTTTTTTCGAGTAAGTTTAAGTTAGTTGATAGTTTGGTTTGGAGGTTAGTATATAGTGGCTATATGTATTTGGTTGGTTTGTTGAGTATTTTGTCGTAAAGCTTAAAGCATTTTCCTTGAGGCGAATATATGTTTCTGCTAGTTGCCAATTCTCGGCatggttttttaatttttggtattttgtttagtttagttgtCTTGGGTGTTAGGTATTCATGTCATGGCATGCATATAACATAAGTATATTatattcgaattcgaatttgaaatgcaaaatgcaatttgctcTCTCGCTGTTGAGCATCACATGCAATACAGCAGCATTCAGCATTCAGCATTCAGCATCGGGCATCATTATCGAATGCATTGTCGAATGCAATATTGCAACGTGttgcatacaaaatacaaaatcaggcagaaagcaaaaaaagaatgcGCGCAACGtgccaaaaatgcaaaaaaaggaaattgaCAGAGCAACAGCTATTGAACAGAGTGTCAAGCAAAGCAAGCACAGaacacaaagcaaaaagaaaatgagcATGGGCCATCTTACTTTgtaactatatatttataacacACTCTTAGACATTCGAATCTAAAGAAAAGTTCGATATTATATAACTACATGTATGAGCTTAAAATACCTTAACATACAACTCATGCAGAATGTTCGAAAACctagaatattattattaataatacattatttcatttgaataaaacTCTAGTAAtaacaagaataacaaaagTTATGCATATGTAAAGCTGAAAGAGTTGAAGTTATTTATAAAGtcatatattataaaattaatccACAAATGAATGTTTGGAATGACAATGTGTAACATCCACATCATCTTTGGAATCATGCATTAAAGAAGAGTTCAAATGAAAGCTGGGATCTGTGTTGAATCATTAAACGGAAAGAAATAATTAGATTTGAACGAAAATTTATAATCGAGTAATAATCCTATTAACCTGGCAAGCTTTTCGTAATGAAGTCGGAAACTATCTGAGTAGAATTTATGACAGCAATTTTCTTTCTCCAAAAGAGAAATGACAAACGACATTGTTTCTTTTATCGTTTTTAAGCAatgcgaaatgaaataaatttgaaaaattataacaaataattGGTTGTTATTTATGGCTtgtttaaatgtatataaattgatGCCAGTTTTTTGTATGTGGACAAAGCTGTCAGAGAGCTGggtttttatttagtatttctttttttttatgtagtTGTCATGTGTCCAGGGGCATTTTTGTAAtatgttttttgctttttatgatGTTATCCCAACGGAAATGTGGGCTGACAAATGGGTGACCCGTGAACACAAGCATTCACACATGTTCTGAATGAAATGGTTGTTAACTATTTGTACGTACTTACAGTTAGACTTgacatttgttttaataaatatttaatgtatatttgttttgataCTCGttgatattttgttgttgtatgtaggtgccgctgttgctgttatagTTGtactttttcaattattagTTTTAATGTCCCTCTCACGTTTGTGAATGACAAATCAAAAGGATAAACACAGCAGCTTATGAGCTTGAATATGCAATTGAAagcatataaaattaatattcattagAATCGATGTAATTTGACAATGAGGACAGATGAGGTAAATGAAACTGATCAATGCATTTGTGGCTGATTGTGAGTTTGAATAATAGTCTTGTTCTTATTGGCTTTTCCACTGATTTGACTTAAATTAACATAGGTCTAGCTAGTTACATGGTTGTATAAACTATGAGAACTTACACCTGATATAATCagttagtatttttaaaagtatcttaaattctaaacaaaatttagttTCAGTAAGGATTGTGGGTAAAAAATATTGCTCGTAAAGAGTCTGTGTTAAAGTTGAAATAAACAGAAATGCAACGGAAAGATTATTTTACACAGAAGAATAGAGGTCATGTGaaagaataataattgaattcataTATCACATACACTGTTGAATGTACACAGAgttgcaaaagaaaagaaatgagtgtataaattgtatattattgcACAAAATTCTTACaggtttttgtgttgttgcatTTCTTGAAGTTTACTTTTGTACATTCAGTAAGAAATttgtgaaattcaattaattttgagCGTTTTGCAAGACAGATTGAGAAATTGCAGATTGTTTAAAATGAACtaaaatgttttgttgtttttatacagCCAATTGAGTTTAATATTTTAGGTTTTgtacttttcaattttatttataacatttgtttatacatagattatttttctaaatatacatatttcatttacaatatacatacgagtacattttatttagtaCGGAAAAAGCGAAGCTTTGGTGTTTCTTTTCATTGATATTTTACACTCacaatcgcacacacacacgcacacacgtaCGTTAAATCACAGACACACggatatacacacacattccaTATACAAAGTTAAATTAGACATACGAGTgtgttttgaaatatttagaGCAAATATTATAAAGCGCTTGGGATTGTACTTGTTCGTATTCAAATTCATATATTCAtgttcatattcatattcatattcatactATATTCGTGTTGGGTGCTCTTTGCCAAACTGGAGCAGAAACTCACCATTTTGTAATCATCGATTTTCGAAATGGAGCGTAGAAACATGTTGACCTTGACTCTTGTTGCTAAATTCGCTAAAAAATGTTCATATCAGAATCGAGgagcattttattttagactgtttttttcttctttatatCAGAATTTATATGTAGATTTCGACCATTGATATCATCCTTATAAGATAAACGCTTATTTTAAACTTAAGACTAACTTAGAGCATTAACTTAGTTTTTGAATTTGATGAATTTTATGTGTGATTCAAATGTATGTCAGTTTcgaaatcaaaaagaaattaattaagaacAAAAggattaaatttataattgatttaattttgttatttcaaattcataCAGAGAAATGTCTGCATGGATCTCATTGAAGAATACAATTTAagttaaacaataaaaaacacaattaactATCACAATCATCTAATCAATcgattttgaaaatgtttattgcaGCTTTTGCACTTTCTTTAAGAAGAACACATGCcacacattttcatttagttagCAGCTAGAAAGCTtctcttttaatattttgctgtttgctgtttgcactttatgtaaatataatttctctTGCTTTGAGGTgtaaaacgaaaacaaacaaaacaaaacttagTTTGGCGAATTCAATGATTTCTGTTTTTGGAAGTGAGGGGCAAATTAAATGGGGCGAGCTGTGATTTGAGGTGGATACAAGAGGATAGACAACCAATCAACACACGtacaaagcacacaaaaattaaataacacaTTTTGGtcacattttcaattattataggcaataattattattgtagttgttgttaatAAGTATATAGATTAGTATTAATCAAAAGGAAATTGttgaacaaattgaaaatatatgtaaaacaatacaataattataccACATAATATAAAGTATGTAATAATTTCAGGTTTGGAATATTAATTTCTGGcatactgaaatatttttgtcgACCATTGCAGTCGTCATCACAATTAGTATTAATTTGATATGAGATAATAAgttaattattgtatgtagGCATAATTAACATTGAGAGACAGAGCGATATAGAGATTTGTAATTGattagagaaagagagagagagagagagagcgatatAGGTAGAGTATAATAGATCGATAGAggcaagagaaagagagatataGTTACAGAGAGATGATAATGAAACTATATATCATTGGTCGAACTTAAGAGTTAAGAGATCTAGTAGAGAAAGAGTAATAGAGTTGTAGAGGGTTAGTGAATGAGAGATTGAAAGAGTGTTGCATAGGAAAGAGATCCAAAAAGACATTTTCcttatgttttgtttatttttactaCAAAACAGAGTtgttattttacatttttgtttgacagacaataataaaaaataataaccagttatcgaatgcagatgtgTAACTTAAATAACATATCACAAAGACTAATAATATAATGCATCATAAATCTTAGCCAATTATTTCCTTATGTGTAACAAAAAGACAGACATTTTCATTAGATAATTTCGAAAActataatttgaaatgaatagtttgaaaaataaaagagaaaacacATC includes the following:
- the LOC132783937 gene encoding glutamate-gated chloride channel isoform X14; translated protein: MGTGHYFWAIFYFTSLCSASLANNAKINFREKEKKVLDQILGAGKYDARIRPSGINGTANLATRVKVNMFLRSISKIDDYKMEYSVQLTFREQWTDERLKFDDIQGRLKYLTLTEANRVWMPDLFFSNEKEGHFHNIIMPNVYIRIFPNGSVLYSIRISLTLACPMNLKLYPLDRQICSLRMASYGWTTNDLVFLWKEGDPVQVVKNLHLPRFTLEKFLTDYCNSKTNTGEYSCLKVDLLFKREFSYYLIQIYIPCCMLVIVSWVSFWLDQGAVPARVSLGVTTLLTMATQTSGINASLPPVSYTKAIDVWTGVCLTFVFGALLEFALVNYASRSDMHKENMKKKRRDLEQASLDAASDLLDTDSNATFAMKPLVRHPGDPLALEKLRQCEVHMQPPKRPSCCKTWLSKFPTRSKRIDVISRITFPLVFALFNLVYWSTYLFREEDDE
- the LOC132783937 gene encoding glutamate-gated chloride channel isoform X13; this translates as MGTGHYFWAIFYFTSLCSASLANNAKINFREKEKKVLDQILGAGKYDARIRPSGINGTDGPAVVRVNIFVRSISKIDDVTMEYSVQLTFREQWTDERLKFDDIQGRLKYLTLTEANRVWMPDLFFSNEKEGHFHNIIMPNVYIRIFPNGSVLYSIRISLTLACPMNLKLYPLDRQICSLRMASYGWTTNDLVFLWKEGDPVQVVKNLHLPRFTLEKFLTDYCNSKTNTGEYSCLKVDLLFKREFSYYLIQIYIPCCMLVIVSWVSFWLDQGAVPARVSLGVTTLLTMATQTSGINASLPPVSYTKAIDVWTGVCLTFVFGALLEFALVNYASRSDMHKENMKKKRRDLEQASLDAASDLLDTDSNATFAMKPLVRHPGDPLALEKLRQCEVHMQPPKRPSCCKTWLSKFPTRSKRIDVISRITFPLVFALFNLVYWSTYLFREEDDETF
- the LOC132783937 gene encoding glutamate-gated chloride channel isoform X9; translated protein: MGTGHYFWAIFYFTSLCSASLANNAKINFREKEKKVLDQILGAGKYDARIRPSGINGTDGPAVVRVNIFVRSISKIDDVTMEYSVQLTFREQWTDERLKFDDIQGRLKYLTLTEANRVWMPDLFFSNEKEGHFHNIIMPNVYIRIFPNGSVLYSIRISLTLACPMNLKLYPLDRQICSLRMASYGWTTNDLVFLWKEGDPVQVVKNLHLPRFTLEKFLTDYCNSKTNTGEYSCLKVDLLFKREFSYYLIQIYIPCCMLVIVSWVSFWLDQGAVPARVSLGVTTLLTMATQTSGINASLPPVSYTKAIDVWTGVCLTFVFGALLEFALVNYASRSDMHKENMKKKRRDLEQASLDAASDLLDTDSNATFAMKPLVRHPGDPLALEKLRQCEVHMQPPKRPSCCKTWLSKFPTRQCSRSKRIDVISRITFPLVFALFNLVYWSTYLFREEDDETF
- the LOC132783937 gene encoding glutamate-gated chloride channel isoform X5 — its product is MGTGHYFWAIFYFTSLCSASLANNAKINFREKEKKVLDQILGAGKYDARIRPSGINGTDGPAIVRINLFVRSIMTISDIKMEYSVQLTFREQWTDERLKFDDIQGRLKYLTLTEANRVWMPDLFFSNEKEGHFHNIIMPNVYIRIFPNGSVLYSIRISLTLACPMNLKLYPLDRQICSLRMASYGWTTNDLVFLWKEGDPVQVVKNLHLPRFTLEKFLTDYCNSKTNTGEYSCLKVDLLFKREFSYYLIQIYIPCCMLVIVSWVSFWLDQGAVPARVSLGVTTLLTMATQTSGINASLPPVSYTKAIDVWTGVCLTFVFGALLEFALVNYASRSGLNKANMHKENMKKKRRDLEQASLDAASDLLDTDSNATFAMKPLVRHPGDPLALEKLRQCEVHMQPPKRPSCCKTWLSKFPTRQCSRSKRIDVISRITFPLVFALFNLVYWSTYLFREEDDE
- the LOC132783937 gene encoding glutamate-gated chloride channel isoform X15, which encodes MGTGHYFWAIFYFTSLCSASLANNAKINFREKEKKVLDQILGAGKYDARIRPSGINGTDGPAIVRINLFVRSIMTISDIKMEYSVQLTFREQWTDERLKFDDIQGRLKYLTLTEANRVWMPDLFFSNEKEGHFHNIIMPNVYIRIFPNGSVLYSIRISLTLACPMNLKLYPLDRQICSLRMASYGWTTNDLVFLWKEGDPVQVVKNLHLPRFTLEKFLTDYCNSKTNTGEYSCLKVDLLFKREFSYYLIQIYIPCCMLVIVSWVSFWLDQGAVPARVSLGVTTLLTMATQTSGINASLPPVSYTKAIDVWTGVCLTFVFGALLEFALVNYASRSDMHKENMKKKRRDLEQASLDAASDLLDTDSNATFAMKPLVRHPGDPLALEKLRQCEVHMQPPKRPSCCKTWLSKFPTRSKRIDVISRITFPLVFALFNLVYWSTYLFREEDDE